A window of Patagioenas fasciata isolate bPatFas1 chromosome 5, bPatFas1.hap1, whole genome shotgun sequence contains these coding sequences:
- the OIP5 gene encoding protein Mis18-beta isoform X3, with protein sequence MKTQICEARSSCEARKAGAALERRAGEDGGTAEVAGASRRAAHQRDHRSRAAVDLCCCRAGLTVAVFIATFLAAFIATFLAAGRGLATAAAGAAAAGLRRVPLPQLLGGAGGLAAPVRAGGAAARPPCLLQSHQRCGLGGFAPRRTRGTAPGLCLRFIILSVMWLNCGLNSLFCLQCPGVSPRLILFLQGQHQLLFLKRPNDNRSF encoded by the exons ATGAAAACTCAGATCTGTGAAGCGCGCTCTAGTTGTGAGGCCCGGAAGGCGGGCGCCGCGCTCGAACGCAGAGCGGGAGAAGATGGCGGTACGGCAGAAGTTGCTGGAGCTTCTCGAAGAGCCGCACATCAGCGGGACCATCGTTCTAGAGCAGCCGTCGACCTCTGCTGTTGCCGCGCGGGTCTCACCGTCGCCGTTTTCATCGCCACCTTCCTCGCCGCTTTCATCGCCACCTTCCTCGCCGCTGGCCGCGGCCTCGCTACCGCGGCAGCAGGGGCCGCTGCCGCAGGACTGCGCCGTGTTCCACTGCCGCAGCTGCTGGGCGGTGCTGGGGGACTCGCTGCACCTGTGCGCGCAGGAGGAGCGGCAGCTCGGCCTCCTTGTCTGCTTCA AAGTCACCAACGTTGTGGCCTGGGAGGATTCGCTCCTCGTCGGACTCGAGGGACCGCTCCTGGGCTG TGCTTACGCTTCATTATCCTGTCGGTCATGTGGCTCAACTGTGGGCTTAATTCTTTATTCTGCCTCCAGTGCCCTGGCGTATCTCCGAGGCTTATTCTGTTTCTTCAAGGACAGCATCAACTG ttatTTCTTAAAAGACCAAATGATAATAGAAGCTTCTAA
- the OIP5 gene encoding protein Mis18-beta isoform X1 produces the protein MAVRQKLLELLEEPHISGTIVLEQPSTSAVAARVSPSPFSSPPSSPLSSPPSSPLAAASLPRQQGPLPQDCAVFHCRSCWAVLGDSLHLCAQEERQLGLLVCFSQCLPGGPGAGVVWARLPLGSAGRTGAEPCYTPRPDEPPTFLGPGGRAGLSVGCPEATGRYDAGGVGPGVDLVFSASRVPFRSHQRCGLGGFAPRRTRGTAPGLCLRFIILSVMWLNCGLNSLFCLQCPGVSPRLILFLQGQHQLLFLKRPNDNRSF, from the exons ATGGCGGTACGGCAGAAGTTGCTGGAGCTTCTCGAAGAGCCGCACATCAGCGGGACCATCGTTCTAGAGCAGCCGTCGACCTCTGCTGTTGCCGCGCGGGTCTCACCGTCGCCGTTTTCATCGCCACCTTCCTCGCCGCTTTCATCGCCACCTTCCTCGCCGCTGGCCGCGGCCTCGCTACCGCGGCAGCAGGGGCCGCTGCCGCAGGACTGCGCCGTGTTCCACTGCCGCAGCTGCTGGGCGGTGCTGGGGGACTCGCTGCACCTGTGCGCGCAGGAGGAGCGGCAGCTCGGCCTCCTTGTCTGCTTCAGTCAGTGCCTTCCCGGTGGCCCCGGGGCGGGGGTGGTCTGGGCCCGCCTGCCGCTGGGCTCTGCAGGGAGGACGGGGGCTGAGCCGTGCTACACCCCCCGCCCCGACGAGCCGCCGACCTTCCTCGGgcccgggggccgggccgggcttaGCGTCGGGTGTCCTGAGGCCACGGGGCGGTACGACGCGGGTGGGGTTGGTCCGGGCGTGGATCTTGTTTTCAGTGCCTCTCGTGTTCCCTTCAGAAGTCACCAACGTTGTGGCCTGGGAGGATTCGCTCCTCGTCGGACTCGAGGGACCGCTCCTGGGCTG TGCTTACGCTTCATTATCCTGTCGGTCATGTGGCTCAACTGTGGGCTTAATTCTTTATTCTGCCTCCAGTGCCCTGGCGTATCTCCGAGGCTTATTCTGTTTCTTCAAGGACAGCATCAACTG ttatTTCTTAAAAGACCAAATGATAATAGAAGCTTCTAA